Proteins from a genomic interval of Lycium ferocissimum isolate CSIRO_LF1 chromosome 2, AGI_CSIRO_Lferr_CH_V1, whole genome shotgun sequence:
- the LOC132042278 gene encoding cation-chloride cotransporter 1-like isoform X3: protein MGVFMPCLQNILGIIYYIRFTWIVGMAGIGESLLLVACCGSCTFLTTVSLSAIATNGAMKGGGPYYLIGRALGPEVGVSIGLCFFLGNAISGAIYVLGAVETFLNAVPSAGIFRETITRVNGTDIAEPITSPSLHDLQIYGIVVSILLCFVVFGGVKMINRVAPAFLVPVIFSLLCIFVGIFAARHDRPAVGITGLSLESFKNNWGSTYQMTNNAGIPDPNGKIYWDFNALVGLFFPAVTGIMAGSNRSASLKDTQRSIPVGTLAATLTTTGLYLVSVLLFGAVATRDKLLTDRLLTATVAWPFPAIVYVGIILSTLGAALQSLTGAPRLLAAIANDDILPVLNYFKVADGHEPHAATLFTVFICIACVVIGNLDLVSPTSTMFYLVCYAGVNLSCFLLDLLDAPSWRPRWKFHHWSLSLVGALLCIVIMFLISWAFTVVSLALASLIYYYVSIKGKAGDWGDGFKSAYFQLALRSLRSLGANQVHPKNWYPIPLIFCRPWGKLPENVPCHPKLADFANCMKKKGRGMSIFVSIIDGDYHERAEDAKEACKQLSTYIDYKQCEGVAEIVVAPNMSEGFRGIVQTMGLGNLKPNIIVMRYPEIWRRENLTDIPATFVGIINDCIVANKAVVIVKGLDEWPNEYQRQYGTIDLYWIVRDGGLMLLLSQLLLTKDSFEGCKIQVFCIAEEDSDAEGLKADVKKFLYDLRMQAEVIVITMKSWEAEGEQQESVEAFSGAQQRVASYLEVMKQQAQREGTPLMADGKPVFVEEQQVEKFLYTTLKLNLMVQKYSRMAAVVLVSLPPPPLNHPATFYMEYMDLLVENIPRLLIVRGYHKDVVTLFT from the exons ATGGGAGTGTTCATGCCATGCTTGCAAAATATTTTGGGGATCATCTACTACATTAGATTTACGTG GATTGTTGGTATGGCTGGCATTGGTGAGTCATTGTTGCTGGTTGCATGCTGTGGATCATGTACTTTCCTGACCACAGTATCATTAAGTGCTATTGCAACCAACGGTGCCATGAAG GGTGGTGGGCCTTACTATCTCATTGGTCGTGCATTGGGTCCAGAAGTTGGTGTGAGCATTGGCCTTTGTTTTTTCCTTGGGAATGCAATTTCTGGAGCAAT ATATGTACTGGGAGCTGTCGAGACTTTTCTAAATGCTGTACCAAGCGCTGGCATCTTTAGAg AAACCATCACACGAGTTAATGGCACAGACATTGCAGAGCCCATTACAAGTCCAAGTTTGCATGACCTGCAAATATATGGGATTGTCGTGTCGATTCTTCTCTGCTTCGTCGTTTTTGGTGGAGTAAAAATGATCAATCGTGTTGCACCTGCATTTCTTGTACCCGTTATATTCTCATTGCTTTGCATATTTGTCGGCATCTTTGCTGCGAGGCATGATCGTCCAGCAG TTGGGATCACAGGCCTGAGTTTGGAATCTTTCAAAAATAACTGGGGATCTACTTATCAGATGACTAATAATGCTGGAATTCCAGATCCCAATGGCAAGATATACTGGGATTTTAA TGCATTGGTAGGTCTCTTCTTCCCTGCTGTGACAGGGATCATGGCAGGTTCAAACCGTTCGGCATCGCTAAAGGACACTCAACGTTCAATTCCTGTTGGGACCTTAGCTGCAACTTTGACTACTACTGGTTTATATCTGGTTTCCGTGCTACTATTCGGAGCTGTTGCAACTAGGGATAAGCTTTTGACTGACAG GTTGTTGACTGCTACAGTCGCCTGGCCATTTCCAGCTATTGTTTATGTTGGTATAATACTCTCAACCTTGGGGGCAGCTCTTCAAAGCTTGACTGGTGCTCCACGTCTCCTTGCAGCAATTGCAAATGATGACATTCTACCTGTTCTTAACTATTTTAAAGTGGCAGATGGACATGAGCCTCATGCGGCTACTCTTTTCACTGTCTTCATCTGCATTGCATGTGTTGTAATCGGGAATCTGGATCTTGTCTCACCTACTTCAACAATGTTTTACCTCGTATGTTATGCTGGCGTGAACTTATCCTGCTTCCTTCTGGATCTGTTAGATGCTCCCAGCTGGCGACCTCGGTGGAAATTTCACCACTGGAGCCTCTCTCTTGTTGGGGCATTACTTTGTATAG TGATCATGTTTTTGATTTCCTGGGCATTCACTGTTGTATCACTAGCCCTAGCAAGCCTCATATATTATTACGTAAGTATCAAGGGGAAAGCAGGAGACTGGGGTGACGGTTTTAAGAGTGCGTATTTTCAGCTTGCTCTTCGCAGTTTACGATCTTTGGGAG CAAACCAGGTACATCCGAAAAACTGGTATCCTATCCCACTTATATTTTGTCGTCCATGGGGCAAGCTGCCAGAAAATGTGCCATGCCATCCAAAGCTTGCCGACTTCGCCAACTGcatgaagaaaaaaggaaggggAATGTCCATCTTTGTCTCTATTATAGATGGAGACTACCATGAACGTGCTGAGGATGCTAAGGAAGCTTGCAAACAACTTAGTACCTATATTGACTACAAGCAATGTGAAGGTGTAGCCGAGATTGTTGTTGCCCCCAACATGTCAGAAGGCTTTAGAGGCATTGTTCAGACTATGGGTCTCGGAAATCTCAAGCCAAATATAATTGTTATGCGGTACCCTGAGATTTGGCGTCGTGAAAATTTGACCGATATTCCTGCTACCTTTGTAGGAATAATAAATGACTGCATTGTTGCAAACAAGGCTGTTGTCATTGTCAAGGGTCTAGATGAATGGCCAAATGAGTATCAAAGACAGTATGGTACCATCGATTTATACTGGATTGTGAGAGATGGCGGTCTTATGCTTCTACTGTCTCAGCTCCTTCTTACAAAAGATAGCTTCGAGGGTTGTAAGATACAGGTGTTCTGTATTGCAGAGGAAGATTCTGATGCTGAGGGATTAAAGGCTGATGTAAAGAAATTTCTTTATGACCTTCGGATGCAAGCTGAAGTTATTGTCATTACGATGAAGTCATGGGAAGCTGAAGGGGAGCAGCAAGAATCTGTTGAAGCTTTCAGTGGTGCACAGCAGAGAGTTGCTAGTTACTTGGAAGTAATGAAACAGCAAGCGCAGAGAGAGGGGACCCCTTTGATGGCTGATGGAAAGCCTGTGTTTGTTGAAGAGCAACAAGTAGAGAAATTCCTTTACACTACTCTAAAGCTGAACCTAATGGTACAGAAATACTCGAGAATGGCTGCAGTTGTGCTCGTAAGCCTACCTCCTCCACCTCTCAATCATCCTGCAACCTTCTACATGGAATACATGGACCTGCTGGTTGAAAATATACCAAGGCTCTTGATCGTTCGTGGATATCATAAAGATGTTGTCACTTTATTCACGTAG
- the LOC132042278 gene encoding cation-chloride cotransporter 1-like isoform X2: MTGDQIQAPSSPRDGEDVTLTLEQPKPTADKSGTLMGVFMPCLQNILGIIYYIRFTWIVGMAGIGESLLLVACCGSCTFLTTVSLSAIATNGAMKGGGPYYLIGRALGPEVGVSIGLCFFLGNAISGAIYVLGAVETFLNAVPSAGIFRETITRVNGTDIAEPITSPSLHDLQIYGIVVSILLCFVVFGGVKMINRVAPAFLVPVIFSLLCIFVGIFAARHDRPAVGITGLSLESFKNNWGSTYQMTNNAGIPDPNGKIYWDFNALVGLFFPAVTGIMAGSNRSASLKDTQRSIPVGTLAATLTTTGLYLVSVLLFGAVATRDKLLTDRLLTATVAWPFPAIVYVGIILSTLGAALQSLTGAPRLLAAIANDDILPVLNYFKVADGHEPHAATLFTVFICIACVVIGNLDLVSPTSTMFYLVCYAGVNLSCFLLDLLDAPSWRPRWKFHHWSLSLVGALLCIVIMFLISWAFTVVSLALASLIYYYVSIKGKAGDWGDGFKSAYFQLALRSLRSLGANQVHPKNWYPIPLIFCRPWGKLPENVPCHPKLADFANCMKKKGRGMSIFVSIIDGDYHERAEDAKEACKQLSTYIDYKQCEGVAEIVVAPNMSEGFRGIVQTMGLGNLKPNIIVMRYPEIWRRENLTDIPATFVGIINDCIVANKAVVIVKGLDEWPNEYQRQYGTIDLYWIVRDGGLMLLLSQLLLTKDSFEGCKIQVFCIAEEDSDAEGLKADVKKFLYDLRMQAEVIVITMKSWEAEGEQQESVEAFSGAQQRVASYLEVMKQQAQREGTPLMADGKPVFVEEQQVEKFLYTTLKLNLMVQKYSRMAAVVLVSLPPPPLNHPATFYMEYMDLLVENIPRLLIVRGYHKDVVTLFT, from the exons ATGACAGGGGATCAAATTCAGGCACCGTCTAGTCCAAGAGATGGTGAGGATGTAACTCTCACACTTGAGCAACCTAAG CCAACTGCTGATAAGTCTGGCACGTTGATGGGAGTGTTCATGCCATGCTTGCAAAATATTTTGGGGATCATCTACTACATTAGATTTACGTG GATTGTTGGTATGGCTGGCATTGGTGAGTCATTGTTGCTGGTTGCATGCTGTGGATCATGTACTTTCCTGACCACAGTATCATTAAGTGCTATTGCAACCAACGGTGCCATGAAG GGTGGTGGGCCTTACTATCTCATTGGTCGTGCATTGGGTCCAGAAGTTGGTGTGAGCATTGGCCTTTGTTTTTTCCTTGGGAATGCAATTTCTGGAGCAAT ATATGTACTGGGAGCTGTCGAGACTTTTCTAAATGCTGTACCAAGCGCTGGCATCTTTAGAg AAACCATCACACGAGTTAATGGCACAGACATTGCAGAGCCCATTACAAGTCCAAGTTTGCATGACCTGCAAATATATGGGATTGTCGTGTCGATTCTTCTCTGCTTCGTCGTTTTTGGTGGAGTAAAAATGATCAATCGTGTTGCACCTGCATTTCTTGTACCCGTTATATTCTCATTGCTTTGCATATTTGTCGGCATCTTTGCTGCGAGGCATGATCGTCCAGCAG TTGGGATCACAGGCCTGAGTTTGGAATCTTTCAAAAATAACTGGGGATCTACTTATCAGATGACTAATAATGCTGGAATTCCAGATCCCAATGGCAAGATATACTGGGATTTTAA TGCATTGGTAGGTCTCTTCTTCCCTGCTGTGACAGGGATCATGGCAGGTTCAAACCGTTCGGCATCGCTAAAGGACACTCAACGTTCAATTCCTGTTGGGACCTTAGCTGCAACTTTGACTACTACTGGTTTATATCTGGTTTCCGTGCTACTATTCGGAGCTGTTGCAACTAGGGATAAGCTTTTGACTGACAG GTTGTTGACTGCTACAGTCGCCTGGCCATTTCCAGCTATTGTTTATGTTGGTATAATACTCTCAACCTTGGGGGCAGCTCTTCAAAGCTTGACTGGTGCTCCACGTCTCCTTGCAGCAATTGCAAATGATGACATTCTACCTGTTCTTAACTATTTTAAAGTGGCAGATGGACATGAGCCTCATGCGGCTACTCTTTTCACTGTCTTCATCTGCATTGCATGTGTTGTAATCGGGAATCTGGATCTTGTCTCACCTACTTCAACAATGTTTTACCTCGTATGTTATGCTGGCGTGAACTTATCCTGCTTCCTTCTGGATCTGTTAGATGCTCCCAGCTGGCGACCTCGGTGGAAATTTCACCACTGGAGCCTCTCTCTTGTTGGGGCATTACTTTGTATAG TGATCATGTTTTTGATTTCCTGGGCATTCACTGTTGTATCACTAGCCCTAGCAAGCCTCATATATTATTACGTAAGTATCAAGGGGAAAGCAGGAGACTGGGGTGACGGTTTTAAGAGTGCGTATTTTCAGCTTGCTCTTCGCAGTTTACGATCTTTGGGAG CAAACCAGGTACATCCGAAAAACTGGTATCCTATCCCACTTATATTTTGTCGTCCATGGGGCAAGCTGCCAGAAAATGTGCCATGCCATCCAAAGCTTGCCGACTTCGCCAACTGcatgaagaaaaaaggaaggggAATGTCCATCTTTGTCTCTATTATAGATGGAGACTACCATGAACGTGCTGAGGATGCTAAGGAAGCTTGCAAACAACTTAGTACCTATATTGACTACAAGCAATGTGAAGGTGTAGCCGAGATTGTTGTTGCCCCCAACATGTCAGAAGGCTTTAGAGGCATTGTTCAGACTATGGGTCTCGGAAATCTCAAGCCAAATATAATTGTTATGCGGTACCCTGAGATTTGGCGTCGTGAAAATTTGACCGATATTCCTGCTACCTTTGTAGGAATAATAAATGACTGCATTGTTGCAAACAAGGCTGTTGTCATTGTCAAGGGTCTAGATGAATGGCCAAATGAGTATCAAAGACAGTATGGTACCATCGATTTATACTGGATTGTGAGAGATGGCGGTCTTATGCTTCTACTGTCTCAGCTCCTTCTTACAAAAGATAGCTTCGAGGGTTGTAAGATACAGGTGTTCTGTATTGCAGAGGAAGATTCTGATGCTGAGGGATTAAAGGCTGATGTAAAGAAATTTCTTTATGACCTTCGGATGCAAGCTGAAGTTATTGTCATTACGATGAAGTCATGGGAAGCTGAAGGGGAGCAGCAAGAATCTGTTGAAGCTTTCAGTGGTGCACAGCAGAGAGTTGCTAGTTACTTGGAAGTAATGAAACAGCAAGCGCAGAGAGAGGGGACCCCTTTGATGGCTGATGGAAAGCCTGTGTTTGTTGAAGAGCAACAAGTAGAGAAATTCCTTTACACTACTCTAAAGCTGAACCTAATGGTACAGAAATACTCGAGAATGGCTGCAGTTGTGCTCGTAAGCCTACCTCCTCCACCTCTCAATCATCCTGCAACCTTCTACATGGAATACATGGACCTGCTGGTTGAAAATATACCAAGGCTCTTGATCGTTCGTGGATATCATAAAGATGTTGTCACTTTATTCACGTAG
- the LOC132042258 gene encoding cationic amino acid transporter 1-like, which translates to MGTESEVTESGGGIRRRNCLCTKDDFLPEESFKSWGNYANALCQTPTRFIERVLTRSDDATELEAKSRSQHQMKKTLTWWDLIWFGMGAVIGAGIFVLTGLEASQDAGPAVVLSYAVSGFSALLSVFCYTEFAVEIPVAGGSFAYLRVELGDFVAFIAAGNILLEYVISCAAVARSWTSYFATLLNFKPDRFLIKAHGLADGYNQLDPIAVGVCFIICIIAIRSTKGSSRLNYVASIIHIVVILFIIICGLLKSDTKNYTPFTPFGARGIFKASAVLFFAYVGFDAVSTMAEETKNPARDIPIGLVGSMVITTTVYCLLAITLCLMQPYQQIDPNAPFSVAFKAVGWSWAQYVVAAGALKGMTSVLLVGAVGQARYLTHIARTHMMPPWFSYVDEKTGTPVNATAVMMSATAIIAFFTKLDILSNLLSISTLFIFMLVALALLVRRYYASGVTTNANRNKLIVCLLLILGSSIATAAYWGLSENGWIAYCITLPIWFAATAGICIFVPQARNPKLWGVPLVPWLPSASIAINIFLLGSIDKDSFIRFAGWTGFLLAYYFFFGLHASYDTAKEFEKSKGWKNSNIEEGNGTSKGVDSKEAPITPVVTGN; encoded by the exons ATGGGAACAGAAAGTGAAGTAACAGAATCAGGAGGCGGAATCAGGCGAAGAAACTGTTTATGCACAAAAGACGATTTTCTACCTGAAGAATCATTCAAGAGCTGGGGAAATTACGCGAACGCGCTGTGTCAAACGCCAACGAGGTTTATAGAAAGGGTGCTAACGCGATCAGATGATGCGACTGAGCTAGAGGCAAAGTCACGCAGTCAGCATCAAATGAAGAAGACACTGACATGGTGGGACTTAATATGGTTCGGGATGGGAGCAGTGATTGGTGCCGGGATTTTCGTATTGACAGGGCTTGAAGCTAGCCAGGATGCTGGTCCTGCTGTTGTTCTGTCATATGCTGTTTCCGGTTTCTCAGCCTTGCTTTCAGTCTTCTGTTACACAGAGTTTGCTGTTGAGATCCCTGTTGCAG GTGGTTCATTTGCCTACTTGAGGGTGGAGCTTGGTGATTTCGTGGCCTTCATTGCAGCAGGCAACATTCTTCTTGAATATGTTATTAGTTGTGCTGCAGTGGCTCGTTCATGGACCTCATACTTTGCAACCCTATTGAACTTCAAGCCTGACAGATTCCTCATTAAGGCTCATGGTTTAGCTGATGGCTACAACCAACTTGATCCAATTGCGGTTGGGGTCTGCTTCATCATCTGCATCATTGCAATTCGCAGCACAAAGGGCTCTTCTCGTCTCAACTACGTTGCCTCAATCATTCACATCGTCGTGATCCTTTTCATCATCATCTGTGGCCTACTCAAGTCAGATACCAAGAATTACACCCCCTTTACGCCATTTGGTGCTCGTGGTATTTTCAAAGCTTCTGCGGTGTTGTTCTTTGCTTATGTTGGTTTTGATGCTGTTTCAACTATGGCTGAGGAGACTAAGAATCCTGCTCGAGATATCCCCATTGGACTAGTTGGTTCTATGGTGATTACAACCACTGTATACTGTTTATTGGCTATAACACTCTGTCTAATGCAGCCTTATCAGCAAATTGATCCTAACGCTCCGTTTTCTGTGGCGTTCAAAGCTGTGGGATGGAGTTGGGCGCAATATGTTGTGGCTGCAG GTGCGTTGAAAGGAATGACATCTGTGTTGCTTGTAGGCGCGGTTGGTCAGGCTCGTTATCTCACTCACATAGCGCGAACACACATGATGCCTCCGTGGTTTTCCTATGTTGATGAAAAAACTGGGACGCCCGTCAATGCCACGGCCGTCATGATGAGTGCTACCGCAATCATCGCCTTTTTCACAAAGCTCGACATTCTTTCTAATCTCCTCTCCATCTCCACACTTTTCATATTCATGCTCGTGGCCCTGGCCCTCCTCGTTCGTCGTTACTACGCGAGTGGCGTTACCACTAACGCAAACCGCAACAAGCTAATTGTATGCCTATTGCTCATCCTCGGGTCGTCAATCGCCACGGCTGCTTATTGGGGACTTAGTGAAAACGGATGGATTGCATACTGCATTACTCTGCCTATTTGGTTTGCAGCAACTGCAGGAATATGTATATTTGTTCCTCAGGCTCGTAATCCAAAGCTTTGGGGTGTGCCTCTTGTGCCTTGGTTGCCATCAGCATCAATAGCAATTAACATTTTCCTACTAGGCTCAATTGATAAAGATTCATTCATAAGATTTGCTGGCTGGACAGGTTTTCTTTTGGCGTATTACTTCTTTTTCGGGCTGCATGCTTCTTATGACACGGCAAAGGAGTTCGAAAAGAGCAAAGGGTGGAAGAATAGTAATATTGAAGAAGGAAATGGTACTTCTAAAGGTGTTGATagcaaagaagctcctattacTCCTGTTGTTACTGGTAATTGA